ATAATTCGCGGAGTCTATCGCGCGAAAACCGTAGGTGGAACCATGAGTCATGGCAAAATCCTGCGCCAATTGAATGTTGGACTGGAGCTTCCTGGCTATCGCATCGAGATCGGCGGCTGGAACATCGAAGGCTACTACGGCCGCTACCGCCATGATCCCCAAAAGAACCATGACCGCAACGAGCTCGACTATAGTAAAACCCCCGCACCCCTTGTGTTTGGATCCGAACTTCATAACCGCCCCCAAAAACTATGGCAGAGTGACAGATCTGCTCTTAGCGCTGGAATCCGTAAAGGTGACAGATATGTCTATCGTCTTACCTGAAATGCCAGAGGAAAATTTGATAAAATTAACTACCGCCGAGCCAGTAATTCTGTAATCCAGGATGTCGATCGGAGAACCGGAAGATATCCCGGACATATCATCATAGACATCGATGCCGTCTATCCTGATTCCCCTTACAGTCTCCCCCAGATTTGGAGAAATGGAAAAGGTCATCTTATCTATATTGATTGCATTTAAGCATGTTTTGTCGATAACAACGTTCTGCAGCTCATTACCCGAAGAACCGCCAACGACAGCTCCGGAAATATCTATCTCTGCGCAATCCCCCGCGAGCAAATCGGTGGTGATCGAGTGCGTGCGCTGAACATCGGAGGCAACACCTACAGCTGTGATCTTTCGTTGAAGCGGAGCAATACCGGTTGTAAACTTTGCTTGGCCTAGGACCTTATTGTTGACTATTGGATAGCCTCCCTCTTTTATTTCCCTCAAAGCATATTCAAATGCCGCCTGAACGGCATAAAAAGCGTATTCGCGTTTTATGCTCTTCATCCTCGACTCCTGGTCCATTGAAACGAGCGCTACAAGCGCCGCCCCCAAGACACCGAGAATGATCAGCGTAAAAAGAGTGCCGATTATTGAAACGCCCTTGTCGTTCACAAACTTCATCGGAAAATATCTCCTACTCAAAATTGCTGTACATAAACGACCTCGGGAAAACGTTCGTCCTAAGATGTATGCTGCCGGCACCTGCCGGCGCCTCAACGGTAAAATCTATATTGATAAGGCGCACGAGATGCGCCCATATCGTTCTGGTACCATCAGACTTCAAATAATCGAAATCTAAATAAACAACGTTCCCAGCCAGGAAATCTTCGTCACGATATATGCACGGAACACTCAATCCTTTTTTGCTCGCCGTGTAGCTTTTAAAATTGGTTGAAACTCCATCGACGTCGCGAAAGCCAAATTTGTTATCCGCCATCCATGTTATTTCGTCTGAATCTATCATCAGAATCTCATCGACCATCCTCTCCATTGCGAGCCTTGCGGTCTGCGACGCATCATGCCTGTTGACTATCAGCGAGTACACGTCGAGACCCGAGGTGAGAACTTTAGCGGCAACGCCGGCAATCACCCCCACAACGACGACGGTGAGCACCGTCTCGATGAAGGTAAACGCCCTTTTGGAAAGCAGCCTTCTCATTCTTACCTCAGTAATTGGAGATTATGGTAGGAATCGATACCCTCTGATTTGCAGCCTGTCCCCATACAACTGTAACTGTAACCCTCTTATATCCTGAAGAGGGTTCCGGCGTAATCAAATCGGACGATGCAACTTCGGCTATGTTTGTGCTCCTCGTGTAAACGCTTAAATCACCTGTAAATGTTTCGTTCGGATAGGCGTTCGATGTGATGGATCCATACCCCGAGGTAACCTTAGCAAGTATTATTCTCTCTAATTTTTCACGCGCAAGATTCGACGCAATAACATTCAAGTCTATCTGTATCGCTCCACGGGTGGCGTTTTCAAAAAGGGCCATGATGCCCACCATGCCGACCGAGATAATGACCACGGTCAAAAGAAGCTCGATCAAGGTAAAACCCCTGCGGCATAACTTCATCTATCCTCCACACACATCCTGCAGCTGCAGCTGGTTCCATAGTCGAGTATATCGATGAGCACCGCCCCGGTATTTTCTATCACGTATATTCTGCGTCTGGCGCCGCTGTCGGCCAGCACTTCTATATTACCTCCGCCTCCCATAGTAGGCTTTCCAAGTTTATTGAACTCGACTTGAAAGTTATTCGCCAGTGCGATGCTCCCGAAGTCGCTGACATTTTCCACCATCAAATTCTTTTCGAATGGATCTATAGCAGGATTGGATGGAATCCCATCGTAGACGGTATACCCTCCCCCCTGCGTAAACTTAACACCATGAGGAGATCCTTTTGAAGTCGCCATCTGCTGAGCAAAGCGTATATCCGATTGAATTTTTCTGGAAAGTGAGTCAACCGAAACGTTGCCTATGTCACCGGTGTAGGAGATGAAGAGGGCCGCAATCACTACCAGCATCCCCATGACCAGAACCAGCTCTATCATTGTGAAACCGCTCGAACGCATCTTTCACCTCAAGAAAAAAAGGGAAGCCGAGCGCTAGAAACCTCGACCTCCCTTTTAAATCTCAAAACAGTGCACAGCGCAAGCGACTGACAACGCTCGCCCATCAACCAAAGCTCACTGGAACGTGCCGTCCGTAATGTTATACGTAAAGGTCGTAACAGCCGTACCATCGTTGAAGGAATAGGAAGTCGCAGATGCCTTGGTCCAACTCGTATCATTGACCCCGTTCGAAAGAATGGTATCAAAGCATGTCACGCACGCACCGTTTGCATTGCTATCCAACGTTGCTGGATATGAACCAGAACCGCCGTTTGTAACCATGTCATTAGCCCTGTAAAGAGCTATCCCTGAGCGGACCGCGCCGACAACACCCTGCATCGAAGCCTGTTCAGCCGAAGTAGAGAGATCGAGGAATCTCGGGAGGGCGGAAATTGCCAATATGCCCAATATCGTGATAACCAGAATCAACTCAATCAACGTAAACCCTTTGCGACTCATAAAATCCTCCCCCTTGTTTAAATGGCACTTATTATATTATTCAATGCTAACTTTCGAGATTATAGTCCCATCCGCAAAAATTGTCTAGCCGATATTGACCAATAATTACAAAAAGTTAGATCACCAGTATTCATAACCGGCAGATGCGCTCCTAACCCACCCTGTGACCTTATCATACTGATATGGCGTCTCAAATGGGTCTATGATCGCTCCGGCCTTATTCAGCGTCAGATTATGAAAAAAGCGCCTCGGGATATCCTCACCAGGGAACTTGTATTCGCTGGATATCATCTCGGCGAGATCCTCGGGGTTTCTGCCATTGACCGCCTTGAATAGGTTGATCGATGTCCGGAGGGCCTGCAACTGGTAGAACATCGCCTTTTGATTGCTCAGCTGGCGTTCGAAATATATCGTTATGCTCATAATCGCAACAGTCAGCAGCGCAACAACGATCAGCGCAATTCTTTCAGAATTTCTCTTCATATATATAACCTCCTAGATATGCTCAATTTTTACTATCACCAGCGAGTGTACCCCTCAGTTGTAGACCTGACCCATCCCGAAACTGGATCGTATTGATATGGGTTGCCAAATGGATCTCGCAGCATATCCGCATCATCATCATACAGATATTCCAGATAAGGCTTGGTTGAATTTTCAGTGGTATACTTACTTTTTTCGAGTTCAACCAGGTCGGGCGGAAGCTGTTTGTTTATAACCGCATAAAGCGATATTGCAGAGCGAAGCATCGAAAGCTCCTGTATCAGCAGCCTTCTCTTTTGAACTGTCGCCCTGCCGGCGTATATTCCGGCCCCAAGAACCAGACTCAACATCACTACGACCGAGATAAGTACGACCTCAAAAGTGGATCTTTTCTTTTTCATCTCTCCCCCTATCAGTGCATCCCACCGACCACGGAAGACATATTCCATATGGGAAGGAAAATTGCCAGCGCTAAAAGCGCGACAAACGCAAAAATGCCAACTAAAAGTATCGGCTCCAGAAGCGTCGTGAGATTTTTTATCGTATGATCGACTTCCAGATCAAAATGCTCGGCTACGGTGGAAAGCATCTCATCGAGGGCGCCCGCCCTTTCCGCGACGGCCGCAGTTTCAATCATGACCGGAGGAAAATAGGTCTGCCGCGACATAGCTTCGGATAAAGTCGTGCCTCTTTTGATATCGTCCCTCACCTTCAAAATTTCCAAACCGAAGGCCGCATTGTCTATAACGTTGGCGACGACCTCGAGACTGCGAGGCATCGCCAGTCCGCTGTGGTAAAGGGCCGCCAAAATATGCCCAAACCTGGAGTTGGCAACCTTCAGGTTGAGTGGACCAAACACTGGCATCTTTAGCCTCAGGGCATCCATCTTAAAACGTCCGACCTTGGTGGTATAGAACCTTCTGAAGGCGACAAAACCGGCCATGGCGGCACCGAGGACGAGATACCAATAATTTCTCATGAAGTTGCTGATTCCTATCAGAAGCTTTGTCGGAAGCGGAAGCTCGGCGTCGTACCTACCATAGAACTCGACAAATCTCGGAACGACCAGTGTCATCAGGGTGGCGACGGCAACGACAAGAAAGAATATTACTATTTTGGGATACAGGGTAGCACCCTTAACATTTTTCTTAATCTCATAATCCTTTGAAAGAAGGGCTGAGAGTTTGCTGAGAACTTCTTCCAGTATTCCAGCCTCCTCGCCTGCGGCCAGCATTGAAACGTAGAGTTCGTTGAATATCTGAGGATGTCTTCCGAATGCCTGTGCAAGAGTTGATCCGGAACCTATGTCTGAACGCACCCTTATCAGGGCGTTGCGAAGGGTTCTGGCGCGGATTTGTTTGATCATCGTATCCAAAATGGTATCAATGCTAACTCCCGCTTTGAAAAGCGTATAGAACTGGCGAGTGAAGATCATTATATCTTCCTGCCTGACCTTGTTAAAAAGATCCGTAAACATCTTCAGTGAAAAAAAAGTCTTGGAGACCTCCTTGACCGAGATGGGGACCATCCCTTCCCTAAAAAGTCCCTCCTTAAGCTCCACTGAAGAAACCGCCTCGATCTCGCCAGAGATCAGAACTCCATCTTTGTCGCGAGCCTTGTATATGAATGTCGGCATATCAGCTATCCTCTCCTGTGACTCTCAAAACCTCTTCAACGGTGGTGATTCCGTCGATGATTCGCTGGACCCCCTGTTGCCGCATATCCTTGATCCCTCTCGACGTAACGTAAGAATCAAGCTCCGCCTCATTGGCACCGCTCATGACGAGTTGCCTCAGCTGCATATCCATATCGACAACTTTGAATAGCCCTATCCTTCCCGAATAACCACTCATCCTGCAGAATTTGCATCCGCGCCCTCTGAATAATTTCGTACCATCGGGAATTGAAAGTGCAGACATCTTCACCGGATCGGGCTCAACCGGAGACTTGCACTTGGAACATATTTTTCTGACGAGCCTCTGAGACATAACCCCGACTAGAGCCGATGCTATCATAAATTTTTCAACGCCGAGATCCTCAAGCCTTGAAACGGCGCCCAAAGCGGTATTCGTATGGATGGTCGAAAAAACGAGATGCCCGGTGATTGCAGCTCGAACAGCCATATCGGCCGTCTCCTGATCCCTAACCTCGCCCAACATTATTATGTCCGGGTCCTGCCTCAAAATAGATTTCATCGCAGAACCGAATGTCATGCCGGCTTTCACATTTACCTGCGCCTGATTGACCCCCGGGATTTCATTTTCTATCGGATCTTCGATGGAGACTATATTTCTGTCCTGTGAATTAAGACGCTGAAGAGCCGCATAGAGAGTCGTGGTCTTTCCTGATCCGGTGGGGCCTGTCACGAGGAAGATTCCGTAAGGGCGGGATATTATATTTTCGAAGGTCTGTTTCTGCAGGTCGTCAAAACCCAGAGAGTCCACTCCCAGCGATTGTTCCTTCGTAAGCAGCCTGATCACAACTTTCTCACCGTACATCGTAGGATAAGTAGACACCCTCATGTCGAGGTTTTTGCCGCTCATCCTCGCTCTCACTCTTCCATCCTGTGGAATGCGCCTCTCGGCGATATCCATTCCACCTATGATCTTGATTCTGGTGATTATCGGAAGGTGAAGCTGTTTTTTAAGAATGAGCCTCTCCTCAAGAACGCCGTCAACTCTGTTCCTGATTTTAAGTGTTTTCTCCGCTGGCTCGATATGGATGTCGCTGGCCCCTTCCTTCGCCGCGGTCGCCAAAAGCCTGTTGACCTCGGCTATCACCTGAGAACCCGACGCCATTTCCTTGAGCTGCTCGGCCATGTCTTCAACGGACTCGGAACCGTATTGAATTATTTCAATTTCATCCTTCCCCTCGCCGGTTCCATCCATAGCCCGATAATTCTCAGCTATGAGTTGATCGATCTCATCCTGAGCTGCAAGCATCGGCTGAATGCGGCAGTTGAGCGCCGCCCTGACGTCATCGAGCGCAAAGACATCGAGGGGATCGGCCATAGCGATGGTTAGCGTATCCTCTATTTTGAACATCGGCATGAAATGATATTTCTTGGCAAGGCTCATCGGAACGAGCTTCACCGCATCGGAATCGATCGTATAGTCACCGAGGGCGACAAAGGGAATGTTGAGGCGTTTGCTCAAAAATTCAAATATCTGTTCGCGGTCGAGAAAACCCTTGCGAATAAGTATGTGACCGAGGTTTCCGCCAAGGTTTTTTGAGTCTCCTGAACGACGGCCAGCTGATCGGCGCTTATCAGGCCGGCCTCAACGAGCTCCTGCCCAAGGTTATCAAGAATTTTAAAGGTATTCTTTGACATGGAGCCCCCACGAAACGGGCGGCATATTACCAAACAGATATAGGCAAGGTCAACTTATTGAAGCCCTGCGCAGCGGACTATCCTTTTATTTAGGACTCTGATATACAGGTCGCTATGTCATACTTCAAAGAAAGAGCCCCTTCCGGAATGATCTTGTTCATGGCCCTCCTCGGGCTAATTGTGGCCGCAGGATTTACCAAGATCTCCGGCTACGACATATGGTGGCACCTCAAAACCGGCGAGATAATTTTCAGCACGAGGCAGATCCCCTTAAATGATATATTTTCCTACACGGCCATGGGAAATCCATGGGTAAACCATGAATGGCTCTTTCAGGTCATGGCGTGGCTGCTCTATTCTAAGATAGGACTTTCCTCCCTAACACTTCTGCAGTTCGGCATAGTAGCGGCGATGTCGATATTCCTGTACTCGACATTTCTCCGGACTACTGAATCGAAGATCGCAGCGATGTTCGGCACAGCACTGACAACGCTATCGGTGGCCGACAGGGTGATGATGCGCCCATTTCTTATAGGACTAATGCTAACCGCTTATTTCCTTTTCCGTCTTCATTCGTACGTAACAAAAGACAAGGGCTCTCTTTTTGAACTTCCATTCTTAACCATCCTCTGGGTCAATGTACACGCAGGAGGAATGATAGGACCATCCCTCATACTGGCCTTCGCCGCAGGGGAAAGCTTGCAGCGTCTGATCGCCATCAAGACGAAATGGGGAGCCCAATCACCCTCCTCTCCTGACATCATCCGCAAGTTGTGGCTAGTCGGGATCACCAGCACGGTCGCTGCGATCATCAACCCGTTCGGCACAGAGACATACACATTTTCGACATCCCACTTTCAAATGAAAGCGATACTCTCGTTCACTCAGGAATGGATTCCCGTACTCGATCCAAGGCTAGACGGCGTATTTTCTCAGATATTATTCCGAATACTGCTCCTGCTCACACCCTTATCATTCGTAGTCAACAGAAGAAGCGCCCGCCTTTCACACCTCGGAATATGGGTGATCGCATCTATGATGGTGCTCAAGGGAAGAAGGTTTACCGCTGACTACGCAATAATGATGACCCCCATAATATTCCTCAACTTTAGGACGCTAGCCGGCAAATTCAGGGTCACCGCCGGGGCTGAAAACCTGAGAAGATGGGGAAGCGTCCTGATAGTTTCGGTAATTTCACTCATAGCCGTTCGCGACGGCATCCCAGCGACAATACGCGGAGGAACAGCCGGAGAACTGGGTCTAGGGATCGTCAGCAACTTTCCTTCCGGAACAGCCGACTTTTTGGAACGCGAGGGGATACATGGCAGGATGTTCAACGAGATGGGCCTGGGAGGATATCTCATCTTCCGGCGATGGCCGAAAGAATTGGTATTCATAGATGGAAGGACTCCTGTCTACGGAGATGAGTTCTATCTCGAATACATGGACATCATCCAAAACCCCAGAAACCTAGAGGCTCTGCTCAAAAAATATGGTATCGACTATATGGTATTCAACGCCTATCAGGCTTGGAGCATGCGACACATGCACCGCTACATATCGACGAGGCCGGATTGGAAGCTGGTCTATGCGACAAGCCATGGGTTCGTATATCTGAAAGACAAGCCTGAATATCGTGAGAAAATAGAACGCCTCTGGATTCCGGAACATCCTCTGGTAGAAGAGATGAAACGCATAGGCGAGATCAAAGTAAAAAAAGATATGAAAGATATCGGCGATTCTGATATTGTACCCGAAAACAACAGGGGGAAATGACGATGACATTAACATTAAGAGACCTTCTTATCCACACCATAGAAAAAAAAGGCAGCGACCTCCACATAAACACCGGCCTCCCGCCTCAGGTGAGGATAGACGGAAAGCTGACACCGATCGGCGACTCTCCGCTATCTCCGGAACAGGCGAAGGAGCTTTGTTATGAATGCCTGAACCAGGAACAGGTCATGCATTTCGAAACCGAGAGATCGATAGATCTATCGTTTCAAATAGAGGGGCACTCCAGGTTCAGGGCGAACATATTCTGGGCGCTCGATACCGTCTGCGCAGCCTTCAGGCCGATACCGCTCCAAATTCCCACCCCAGATACCCTCGGCATTCCCGCCTCTGTGCTGAATCTGATAAACAAGCCGAGAGGGCTGGTGCTCGTAACCGGTCAGACTGGAAGCGGAAAATCCACGACACTGGCCTCTATGCTTGAACAGATAAATCAAAACAGCCATGAACATATAATAACCATAGAGGATCCGATCGAATACCTATTCACGCAGAAAAAGTCCCTTATCAATCAGAGGGAAATAGGACGCGATGCCCACGGCTTCAGCCAAGCCTTGCGATACATACTGAGGCAGGACCCCGATGTAGTTTTGATCGGCGAGATGCGCGATTTGGAAACCATTCAGAGCGCCATAACGGTCGCTGAAACCGGCCACTTGGTCTTTGCGACGCTGCACACCAATTCCGCCGTTCAATCGGTGGACAGGATCATCGATGTTTTCCCGCCGCACCACCAGAACCAGGTAAGAACTCAGCTTTCATTCATGCTCGAAGGCGTCGTCTCACAGCAGCTTCTACCCAAAATCGGCGGGGGGAGAACCTTGGCCATGGAAATTCTGTTGCCGAACTCAGGAATAAGAAATCTCATCAGAGAAGGGAAAACCCACCAGATCGCAGCACAGATGCAGATGGGACAACAGCACAGTGACATGGTGATGATGGATCAATCGCTGGCCAAACTTGTAAAAGCCGGAATTGTGGATCACGATGAGGCGCGCCGAGCGGCTATAAACGTTGAGGACTTCAACAGTTATATGCTCTGACCGGCTGCCCCCCTTGCAAAGCCTATTCTGCTTTACATTTAAGAGGGACTTTTGATATGTTCGCGCGGACTCAAGGACATAGTTTCTGCTATCCACAGGGGGAGTTGTATGTCAGGTCACAATAAATGGTCTACAATCAAACATAAAAAAGGGGCTGCCGATGCGAAAAGAGGCAAAATCTTCTCAAAGCTCATTAAAGAAATCTCTGTCGCCGCACGGGTCGGGGGCGGTGATCCAAATAGCAACCCAAGGCTTCGCACGGTACTCGACAAGGCGCGTACTGCCAATATGCCCAACGATAACATTACAAGGGCAATCAAACGAGGTACTGGTGAACTCGAAGGCGTCAGCTATGAGGAAGTCACCTTTGAAGGTTATGGCCCAGGCGGAGTCGCCGTACTTGTTGAAACGATGACCGACAACAGAAACAGGACGGTCGCGGAGCTCAGGCACATATTTTCGAAGCGGGGTGGAAATCTCGGCGAGGCTGGATGCGTGGGTTGGATGTTCAACAAACAGGGAGTGCTCACCTTTGATATGTCGGTAGGCGAGGAAGCTCTGATGGAGACTGCCCTTGAAGCCGGCGCCGAGGACATAAAAGATGATGAAAACACGCTTACCGTGATCACCTCCCCTTCAGTCTTCGACAAAGTCAAAGCGGCCTGCACCTCCAAAAACCTCGCATTTATAGAAGCGGAAATCAGCATGATTCCGCAGAACACTGTCAAACTGGAAGGCGGCGATGCGGAAAAGATGCTGAAGCTCATGGATGATCTCGAAGACCATGATGATGTCCAAAACGTGTACGCCAATTTCGATATAGATGCGGAGACGATGGAACAATTCGCATAACCAGAGAGAATGCCGATGCGCGTCCTAGGGATAGATCCGGGAAGCAGGACAACTGGATATGGCATAGTGGAAATATCTCAAGGCAAAGTTCATCATGTAGACAACGGCGGGATTTCGCCATCCCCCTCACTCCCCTTTGCAGAGAGGCTTAAGCAAATTTATCGGGGTCTGCAAAAACTGATAGAGGATCATAGACCCGATGCCGTCGCGATAGAAAACATCTTCGTCGCGAAAAATGTTAAAAGCTCGCTGATTCTGGGGCACGCCAGAGGGACAGCGATGCTGGCGGCTTCGATAGCCGGAGTCGAAGTCACAGAATATTCGCCCCGAGAGGTTAAACAGGCGGTCGTTGGAACCGGCAATGCAACCAAGGATCAAATTCAGCGGATGGTGAAAGTAATGTTATCACTCCCAGAAGTGGCATTCGAAGATGCCTCCGACGCCCTCGCTGTAGCCATATGCCACTGTAATGCGGAGAGCTATAACAGTAAACTCAAAAGCGCCCTAAAAAAGGGGACCGTTAAAAGATGATATCCATGCTAACAGGAATTCTCGTCCAAAAGAGTCCGAACCACTGCACGGTGGATGTCGGAGGGGTCGGCTACAATGTTCACACATCGCTTTCGACCTACAGCACCCTTCCCGAGATAAATGAAAAAGTATCGCTCGCAATACATACATATGTGAGAGAGGACCAGCTCCAGCTCTTTGGATTTTTTACCAGCGATGAAAAACTTATTTTCCAGAGGTTGATTTCAATATCGGGAATAGGCCCCAAGCTTGCTATGTCCATACTTTCCGGCCTTCCCCCTCACGCCCTTACCAGAGCTATAGAATCAGGCGACAGCGCCAGGCTATCATCCATACCCGGCATAGGTAAAAAAACTGCCGCGCGGATAGTTATCGAACTTAGAGATCGCATCGGCAAAGATCTGGCCAGCGTATCAAGCGCTGCCGGTGAACATCCCTCAAGCATAAAGGAGGATGCCATATCGGCATTGGTGAATCTCGGCTACAGGAGGCCTGAAGCGGAGCGCGTAATTTTCGCCATCGCCGACATCGACAAGATGCGCATCGAAGATGCCATAAGAAAGGCGCTCCAGGAGTTAAACCGCGTATGAAGGAAAGAGGAGAAAATATTTTAAGCGCGATCGATATCTTCGAAGAAGATAAAAAAACAGATCTCAGCCTTCGGCCGCATAATCTCACAGAATACATTGGACAGCAAAAACTCAAGGACCGCCTTTCGCTTTTCATAGAGGCCGCCAAGAAACGAGGAGAACATCTCGACCATGTCCTTTTCTCAGGCCCTCCCGGGCTTGGAAAGACGACGATGGCAAATATCATCGCAAATGAGCTCGGAGTCGATATCACCACGACTTCCGGACCCGTGATAGAGAGAACGGGAGATCTCGCCGCCATACTGACAAACCTGAAAGATCACGATGTTTTGTTCATTGATGAAATTCACCGCCTCAACAATGTCGTCGAAGAGGTGCTATACCCGGCTATGGAGGATTTCAAGTTGGACATCCTGGTCGGACAGGGTCCATCAGCAAAGACCATCAAGTTGGACTTGCCGAGATTCACACTCGTTGGGGCAACCACTCGCTCCGGGCTTCTAACCTCCCCGCTTCGGGATCGTTTTGGCGTAAGCGCCCACCTGGATTTCTATCCCCCGCAGGACCTACAGTACATAGTGGTACGATCGGCGAAGATACTGGGAGTCGAGATAGATCCCTACGGCGCTTTCGAAATAGCCAAGAGGTCCCGCGGCACACCCAGAATCGCAAACAGACTCCTGCGAAGAGTCCGCGACTTTGCCCAGATAAAAGCTCACGGCTACATCGATCTCTCCGTGGCATCGGACGCACTCCAGATGTTGGATGTCGACGAAAAGGGATTCGACGATATGGACAGAAGAATCCTGAAGACTATCATCGAAAAATTTTCAGGCGGACCGGTTGGGATAGACACAATATCTTCTGCGATCAACGAGGAGAAGGATACCATCGAGGATGTCTACGAGCCATATCTGATACAGTGTGGCTACCTCAACAGAACTCCGCGGGGGAGAACGGCGACTAAGCTTGCTTACGACCACTTAGGGCTGCCATTTGGAGACTCCAAACAAAAGCCTCTCTTCTAGCACCATGAAAGCGTTCCTCAGAAAAACAGCCGAAGGGTTTCTCTCGCTGGTAACTCCGACCAGGCTCGCCGTAATACTTATATCATCCTTTTTCTTCTGGTTTCTGGCATTTGGAGACCAGGGGCTCTATCAGCTGAAAGAGCTCATGGAAATGAAATCGAAGCTTTCGCTCGAGCAGAAGAAGATAAACGAAGAGATAGATCACATCGCCAAACAGAAAGAAATTCTCTCCGATCCAAAAAAACTCGAAATGGTGATAAGAAACGAGCTCGGATATATCAAACCGGGAGAAGTCGTATTCGAAGAAAAACCTGCTGAATCAAAAAAACAAACTGCCGAAGCGGAAAATGATGAGGTTATTAAATCGGCAGAGTGAACGTCCCTATCTTTATAAGAGGACGCGCAAGTCTTCCAGTTATCGAAAGAGGATATCTTCCATCTTCACCCTTCTGTTTTTCGACTATGAAGAGGAATGGGAGCGCCTTTTCCAGGGTCTCAGAAGCCTTAAAGGTTCCATTGAGATTAAAACGGTAATTTGCAATATCATTGGAAAGAAATATTTTCCCTGTGATGTCGAGCTCCAGATCCCCTCCGGACAGTTTAAAAGATAAAACGGTTACAGTTCCTTTGCCTATTTCGAGCTTTAACAGGGAGCCTCTGCCTTTTGAAATAACCAGGTCGGGAAGCGGCATCTCAAGTTCCCCGAGCTTCGCATTGGTGGCTGCAATTTTTATGTCATCCAAATGGAGTTCCAGCTTCCCCTCCGAACGGATTGGCCTCTGCCTGTCTATTTTCAAATCGACCCTGCCGTCTATCTGGCTGGATATGGGCATCTTCGTAGAAGCGCCGACAACATCGAAATTTTTAAGATCGACATCATCGAGCGACATGTTGAGCAAAATCTCGTCGGCGCTCTGTACTGCGCTTCCCGAAATCTCCCCGCGACCTATGTC
Above is a window of Myxococcales bacterium DNA encoding:
- the ruvB gene encoding Holliday junction branch migration DNA helicase RuvB, which encodes MKERGENILSAIDIFEEDKKTDLSLRPHNLTEYIGQQKLKDRLSLFIEAAKKRGEHLDHVLFSGPPGLGKTTMANIIANELGVDITTTSGPVIERTGDLAAILTNLKDHDVLFIDEIHRLNNVVEEVLYPAMEDFKLDILVGQGPSAKTIKLDLPRFTLVGATTRSGLLTSPLRDRFGVSAHLDFYPPQDLQYIVVRSAKILGVEIDPYGAFEIAKRSRGTPRIANRLLRRVRDFAQIKAHGYIDLSVASDALQMLDVDEKGFDDMDRRILKTIIEKFSGGPVGIDTISSAINEEKDTIEDVYEPYLIQCGYLNRTPRGRTATKLAYDHLGLPFGDSKQKPLF
- the ruvA gene encoding Holliday junction branch migration protein RuvA, whose protein sequence is MISMLTGILVQKSPNHCTVDVGGVGYNVHTSLSTYSTLPEINEKVSLAIHTYVREDQLQLFGFFTSDEKLIFQRLISISGIGPKLAMSILSGLPPHALTRAIESGDSARLSSIPGIGKKTAARIVIELRDRIGKDLASVSSAAGEHPSSIKEDAISALVNLGYRRPEAERVIFAIADIDKMRIEDAIRKALQELNRV
- the gspN gene encoding type II secretion system protein GspN, which encodes MNKMFKYALYISLFFVSFVIFLYWSLPYSILKDRIVAAIEQQLSNKYEIVVEDFSPYWFTGIDVRGLKVKSLDEGGAELLKVNRAKGRASLTSLIFGSPKISFDLDIGRGEISGSAVQSADEILLNMSLDDVDLKNFDVVGASTKMPISSQIDGRVDLKIDRQRPIRSEGKLELHLDDIKIAATNAKLGELEMPLPDLVISKGRGSLLKLEIGKGTVTVLSFKLSGGDLELDITGKIFLSNDIANYRFNLNGTFKASETLEKALPFLFIVEKQKGEDGRYPLSITGRLARPLIKIGTFTLPI
- the ruvC gene encoding crossover junction endodeoxyribonuclease RuvC; protein product: MRVLGIDPGSRTTGYGIVEISQGKVHHVDNGGISPSPSLPFAERLKQIYRGLQKLIEDHRPDAVAIENIFVAKNVKSSLILGHARGTAMLAASIAGVEVTEYSPREVKQAVVGTGNATKDQIQRMVKVMLSLPEVAFEDASDALAVAICHCNAESYNSKLKSALKKGTVKR